A single window of Nicotiana sylvestris chromosome 3, ASM39365v2, whole genome shotgun sequence DNA harbors:
- the LOC104237530 gene encoding probable mitochondrial adenine nucleotide transporter BTL1, with protein sequence MAAESQSQKKSYCLVGDVYRGVMIVPKELDLSPTKDLMHHQINLQLKFPDVGRAFTNFTRTREVGEFLSGALAGAMTKAVLAPLETIRTRMVVGVGSKNIGTSFIQVIEHQGWKGLWAGNTINMLRIIPTQAIELATFECVKRAMNSAQEKWINTGNPKLQIGNASMSFSLSWLSPVAVAGAAAGVAGTLACHPLEVLKDRLTVNPEVYPSLRIAVHKICKEGGIGGLYAGLGPTIIGMLPYSTCYYFMYETIKKSYCQAQQKKSLSRAEMLLIGAFSGLTASTISYPLEVARKRLMVGALHGKCPPHMVAALSEVIRDEGLLGLYRGWGASCLKVMPSSGITWMFYEAWKDILLADRRHVLQ encoded by the exons ATGGCTGCGGAATCCCAATCGCAGAAGAAGAGTTACTGTCTCGTCGGAGATGTATATCGTGGTGTCATGATTGTACCCAAGGAATTGGACCTTTCTCCTACCAAGGATCTCATGCACCATCAAATTAACCTTCAACTCAAGTTCCCTGACGTTGGTCGAGCCTTTACC AATTTTACCAGGACTAGAGAAGTCGGTGAATTTCTCAGTGGTGCTTTGGCGGGGGCGATGACCAAGGCTGTTCTAGCTCCTCTTGAAACCATCAG GACAAGAATGGTAGTCGGTGTTGGGTCCAAAAACATTGGTACAAGTTTTATTCAGGTTATTGAGCATCAGGGTTGGAAAGGGCTGTGGGCTGGTAACACAATTAACATGTTACGGATAATTCCTACACAGGCAATTGAACTTGCTACATTTGAGTGTGTCAAGCGAGCAATGAATTCGGCGCAAGAGAAATGGATAAATACTGGCAACCCCAAGCTACAGATTGGTAATGCTAGCATGAGCTTTTCTCTCTCATGGCTGTCGCCAGTTGCTGttgctggtgctgctgctggaGTTGCAGGCACACTTGCATGTCATCCACTTGAAGTGCTGAAG GATCGGCTGACTGTGAATCCTGAGGTCTACCCCAGTCTACGCATTGCAGTTCACAAGATTTGCAAAGAGGGTGGAATTGGAGGCTTGTATGCTGGACTTGGGCCAACAATAATTGGCATGCTCCCATATAGCACTTGTTACTATTTCATGTACGAGACAATAAAGAAATCATATTGCCAAGCACAGCAGAAAAAATCTCTTAGCCGTGCAGAGATGCTTCTTATTGGAGCTTTCTCGG GTTTAACAGCTAGCACTATCAGTTACCCATTGGAGGTGGCAAGAAAGCGGCTAATGGTGGGTGCTTTGCATGGTAAATGTCCACCTCACATGGTCGCAGCACTTTCAGAAGTCATTAGGGATGAGGGTTTGTTAGGGCTTTATAGAGGGTGGGGTGCGAGTTGCCTAAAAGTAATGCCATCATCAGGCATTACTTGGATGTTCTACGAAGCTTGGAAAGATATATTGCTTGCTGATAGACGTCATGTGTTACAGTAG
- the LOC104237531 gene encoding pumilio homolog 5, whose translation METESPMRILEDSRTEKWVPSKDMVSFVSPGNEVAADELGLLLKGHKIHGHNRNKVPNRSGSAPPSMEGSFSAFGNLVHDQSSGRKLSLASLDSAMQNWQSEEQMRADPSYSAYYSSNINLNPRLPPPIISRENMHLAHHFADLGDSCQLNSSDNSGDASLHVSRSSLSTHDEEPEDENLPRSALDDLAQSRASGQHMASFAGQHKSLVDLIQEDFPRTPSPVYNQSRPSCHVAVEEPTDCDIQSIKLDGLSVDISNKPGAGACADVSGDHNIAVPDQSLAISLEKESSVDSLGRSPSPQKGEISASDDAPLVNELLVSDGIASGISKNFPAPEISDNKDEQYFHGRNGVGQQQQQQYHSQRIAAYQVNSPQVQANILGTNALQSSLAKGYGHSWFSSVEVQAVPQGSGLTPPLYATAAAYMASGNPYYSNLSPPGVYAPHYNVGGYALASPSLPPFVAGYPSHSGLSVHINAGSGRSISGQSVTPRENIPQVGDLQHLTKFYGHHGLMVHPSFPDPFHMQYFHHPVDDSNTAPGRYMRFPSSGLVGLEVDAYASNMEPNLPYIAEQNFNRPPIGSLNLPSPGKMIIPGNSYFGSPSGLGFAQQFPASPLGSPVLPGSPMGRRSEIKSTPASGRNIGLCSGWPAQRGSGSFNDSKRHSFLEELKQSNARRIDLPDIAGRVIEFSVDQHGSRFIQQKLENCSIEEKASVFKEILPHASKLMTDVFGNYVIQKFFEHGSHEQRKMLACQLKGQMLPLSLQMYGCRVIQKALEVIDLDQKIELVHELNGHVLRCVRDQNGNHVIQKCIECIPTEKISIIISSFQSQVAILSTHPYGCRVIQRVLERCSENPQSQCIVHEILDSAYALAQDQYGNYVTQHVLERGKPHERSRIIEKLTGNVVQLSQHKYASNVVEKCLEYGDSAERELLIEEILADSEANDNLLSMMKDQFANYVVQKILEISNDKHRDILLSRIRVHLHALKKYTYGKHIVARFEQLSEQLSDEDIGTCEP comes from the exons ATGGAAACCGAGAGCCCTATGAGAATACTCGAAGACAGTAGAACAGAAAAGTGGGTTCCTTCCAAGGACATGGTCTCCTTTGTGTCCCCTGGGAATGAAGTGGCAGCTGATGAACTGGGATTGCTTCTTAAAGGTCATAAGATTCATGGGCATAATAGAAATAAGGTTCCAAATCGTAGTGGTAGTGCGCCTCCAAGTATGGAGGGCTCATTTTCAGCCTTTGGTAACCTTGTCCATGATCAAAGCTCTGGCCGGAAGTTGAGTTTGGCAAGCTTAGACAGTGCCATGCAAAACTGGCAGTCTGAAGAGCAGATGCGTGCTGATCCCTCCTATTCTGCTTACTACAGCTCTAATATCAACTTGAATCCTAGGCTTCCTCCTCCTATTATTTCAAGGGAGAACATGCACTTGGCACACCATTTTGCGGATCTGGGTGATAGCTGCCAGTTAAATTCTTCTGACAATAGTGGGGATGCATCCTTGCACGTGAGTAGAAGTTCTCTTTCAACTCATGATGAGGAGCCTGAAGATGAAAATTTACCACGAAGTGCTTTAGACGATCTGGCCCAAAGTCGTGCTTCAGGACAGCACATGGCCTCCTTTGCAGGTCAACATAAAAGTTTAGTTGACCTAATCCAG GAGGACTTCCCTCGCACTCCATCACCAGTTTACAATCAATCTCGGCCCTCATGTCATGTTGCTGTGGAGGAACCAACTGATTGTGATATTCAATCTATTAAACTGGACGGTCTGTCCGTTGACATTTCAAATAAACCAGGTGCAGGCGCTTGTGCGGATGTCTCAGGTGACCATAATATAGCTGTCCCCGATCAGTCTTTGGCCATTTCTCTTGAAAAAGAATCTTCTGTTGACAGTCTTGGGAGGTCTCCTTCCCCTCAGAAGGGTGAAATATCAGCTAGTGATGATGCACCTCTGGTGAATGAGCTCTTAGTCAGCGATGGGATAGCATCAGGTATTTCAAAGAACTTTCCAGCTCCAGAGATTAGTGACAACAAGGATGAACAATATTTTCATGGTAGGAATGGAGTAGgacagcaacagcagcagcagtatcACTCCCAACGAATCGCAGCTTACCAAGTTAATAGCCCACAAGTTCAAGCAAATATTCTTGGGACTAATGCACTACAGAGTAGCCTAGCAAAAGGTTATGGTCATAGCTGGTTCTCCTCAGTTGAGGTACAAGCAGTTCCTCAAGGTTCTGGCCTCACGCCTCCTCTATATGCAACAGCTGCAGCCTATATGGCTTCCGGCAACCCATACTATTCTAACTTGAGTCCACCTGGTGTATATGCCCCTCATTACAATGTAGGGGGATATGCTTTGGCTTCACCTTCTCTTCCTCCATTTGTAGCTGGATATCCATCTCATTCTGGTCTATCTGTGCATATTAATGCTGGTTCTGGACGAAGCATCAGTGGTCAAAGTGTTACACCAAGAGAAAACATTCCACAAGTTGGTGATCTGCAACATTTAACCAAGTTTTATGGGCATCATGGGTTAATGGTGCATCCTTCTTTCCCAGATCCTTTCCATATGCAGTATTTTCATCACCCTGTTGATGATTCAAACACTGCTCCTGGTCGGTATATGCGGTTTCCATCATCGGGCTTGGTTGGGCTAGAAGTTGATGCTTATGCCTCAAATATGGAGCCAAATCTCCCTTATATTGCTGAACAGAATTTTAATCGTCCACCAATTGGAAGCCTGAACTTACCAAGTCCTGGAAAAATGATAATTCCTGGTAATAGTTATTTTGGAAGTCCATCAGGCCTGGGATTCGCACAACAGTTTCCAGCCTCGCCTCTTGGTAGTCCTGTATTGCCAGGATCCCCTATGGGTAGAAGGAGTGAAATTAAATCTACCCCTGCTTCGGGTAGAAATATTGGATTGTGTTCTGGATGGCCTGCACAAAGAGGTTCTGGTAGCTTTAATGATTCTAAAAGACATTCATTTCTCGAAGAACTGAAACAAAGCAATGCTCGAAGAATTGACCTCCCTGATATTGCAGGTCGTGTAATTGAATTCAG CGTTGATCAGCATGGGAGTCGGTTTATACAGCAGAAATTGGAAAATTGTAGTATTGAAGAGAAGGCATCTGTTTTCAAAGAAATTCTTCCACATGCTTCAAAACTAATGACAGATGTGTTTGGGAATTATGTCATTCAAAAG TTCTTTGAGCATGGAAGTCATGAGCAAAGAAAGATGTTGGCATGTCAATTAAAAGGACAGATGCTGCCTTTAAGTTTGCAAATGTATGGCTGTCGTGTTATTCAAAAG GCCTTAGAAGTTATCGATCTTGATCAGAAAATAGAACTTGTCCATGAACTCAATGGGCATGTACTGAGGTGTGTGCGAGATCAAAATGGGAACCATGTAATCCAAAAATGCATTGAGTGCATACCTACCGAAAAAATTAGTATTATTATCTCCTCATTCCAAAGCCAAGTAGCTATATTGTCTACTCATCCCTATGGTTGCCGTGTAATCCAG AGAGTATTGGAACGTTGTTCAGAAAACCCTCAAAGTCAGTGTATAGTACATGAAATCTTGGATTCTGCTTATGCTCTTGCTCAAGATCAGTATGGGAACTATGTCACCCAG CATGTTCTGGAGAGGGGAAAACCACATGAAAGAAGTCGAATTATTGAAAAGTTGACCGGAAATGTTGTACAATTAAGTCAACACAAATATGCCTCAAATGTTGTTGAAAAATGTCTGGAATATGGTGATTCTGCTGAGAGGGAGCTTTTGATTGAGGAGATACTTGCAGATTCAGAAGCAAATGACAATTTGCTG TCGATGATGAAGGACCAATTTGCGAATTATGTGGTCCAGAAGATTCTCGAGATTAGCAACGATAAGCACCGCGACATTCTGCTCAGTCGAATCAGAGTTCATCTTCATGCTTTGAAGAAATACACCTACGGAAAACACATAGTGGCTCGATTTGAACAGCTGTCTGAACAGCTCTCTGATGAAG ATATTGGAACATGTGAACCCTAG